From Caminibacter mediatlanticus TB-2, the proteins below share one genomic window:
- a CDS encoding PhoX family protein → MKKLTLLSGLAAAFIITGCIQNNLSTPSNKTLTDKYTDKDLDVRYPITDAEKRKILHSKMIEINGKKYPLKYKTILKTGQVLNGEIFGLLKDENGNPIRLEDGSYYICNGQYGGSGPDHTEFIEKNGKIFMITQFECGIGAIYQTELKQDKDGELYPVDLKFISQSAYHGGWVHCAGMKTPWNTFLGSEEYEPDARKLDPITGKLKGDEFYNDKAMYFGGDIKKASPYYYGWITEVAIVNKNGADIYTKHYSMGRFAHELAYVLPDRKTAYLSDDGTNCGFFMYKADKAGDLSAGTLYAAKWIQVDDKNGGRAILKWIKLGHATDDEIREIVNEKPLFTDIFDVAKPNGATCPAGFTSINTRTGHECLRVKPKMEKAAAFLETRRYAAIKGATTEFRKAEGITYNPDNHKLYVAISQIAKGMEDNKKYGKPNPKYDLGGNNDIRLPVNKCGGVYALDLDNNYVAKNMYAVITGIPQKYPKNSPYYNKYNKCSINSIANPDNISYLPGSNILLIGEDTASHQIDLVWAFDTKTNKLSHRKATTIYGSETTSVMWQPNINGEMYINFVDQHPYGESDQDKMKSPEDAQSIVGYFHIIKK, encoded by the coding sequence ATGAAAAAGTTAACTTTACTCTCAGGCTTAGCTGCAGCTTTTATAATAACTGGATGTATTCAAAATAACCTCTCAACTCCTTCAAACAAAACACTTACAGACAAATATACTGATAAAGATTTAGATGTAAGATACCCAATAACTGATGCTGAAAAAAGAAAAATTCTTCATTCTAAAATGATTGAAATAAATGGTAAAAAATATCCTCTAAAATATAAAACTATCCTAAAAACTGGACAAGTTTTAAATGGTGAAATTTTTGGTTTACTTAAAGATGAAAATGGAAATCCAATTAGACTTGAAGATGGGAGTTATTATATCTGTAATGGACAATATGGAGGAAGTGGTCCTGACCATACTGAGTTTATTGAAAAAAATGGGAAAATATTTATGATTACTCAATTTGAGTGTGGAATTGGTGCAATTTATCAAACAGAACTAAAACAAGACAAAGATGGTGAGTTGTATCCTGTTGATTTAAAATTTATCTCTCAAAGTGCATATCATGGGGGATGGGTTCATTGTGCAGGTATGAAAACTCCTTGGAATACATTCCTTGGAAGTGAAGAGTACGAACCAGATGCAAGAAAACTTGACCCTATAACTGGTAAATTAAAAGGAGATGAATTTTATAATGATAAAGCTATGTATTTTGGAGGAGATATTAAAAAAGCATCACCATATTATTATGGATGGATAACAGAAGTTGCGATTGTAAATAAAAATGGAGCTGATATCTATACAAAACATTACTCAATGGGAAGATTTGCTCACGAACTTGCATATGTTCTTCCAGATAGAAAAACAGCTTATTTAAGCGATGATGGAACAAATTGTGGATTTTTTATGTATAAAGCAGATAAAGCGGGTGATTTAAGTGCTGGGACACTATATGCAGCAAAATGGATTCAAGTTGATGATAAAAATGGAGGAAGAGCAATATTAAAATGGATAAAACTTGGGCATGCAACTGATGATGAGATTAGAGAAATAGTAAATGAAAAACCACTATTTACAGATATTTTTGATGTTGCAAAACCAAATGGAGCTACTTGTCCAGCTGGATTTACTTCAATTAATACTCGCACTGGACATGAGTGTTTAAGAGTAAAACCTAAAATGGAAAAAGCAGCTGCATTTTTAGAGACAAGAAGATACGCTGCAATTAAAGGAGCAACTACTGAATTTAGAAAAGCAGAAGGAATTACATATAATCCTGATAACCACAAACTTTATGTTGCAATATCTCAAATAGCAAAAGGTATGGAAGATAACAAAAAATATGGAAAACCAAATCCAAAATATGACCTTGGTGGAAACAATGATATAAGACTTCCTGTTAATAAATGCGGAGGAGTTTATGCATTAGATTTAGATAATAATTATGTAGCTAAAAATATGTATGCTGTAATAACAGGTATTCCTCAAAAATATCCTAAAAACTCTCCATATTACAATAAATATAATAAATGTTCAATTAATTCAATTGCAAATCCTGATAACATCTCATATCTTCCAGGAAGCAATATTTTATTAATTGGTGAAGATACTGCTTCACATCAAATAGATTTAGTATGGGCTTTTGATACAAAAACAAACAAATTATCTCATAGAAAAGCAACAACAATTTATGGTAGTGAGACTACATCAGTTATGTGGCAACCAAATATTAATGGTGAAATGTACATAAACTTTGTAGACCAACATCCATATGGTGAAAGTGACCAAGACAAAATGAAATCTCCAGAAGACGCTCAATCAATTGTAGGATATTTTCACATAATTAAAAAATAA
- a CDS encoding extracellular solute-binding protein produces the protein MELQKKFEKQTGIKLKITYSNNEEMLAKLRATHGGGFDLAQPSADRILFAAKKYHIYKPLDYSKIKTEHFKPSLLKATKEISGGYAVPYCFGTTGLIINKAKAPEANDWSDLYNPKYKGHIAYRLKRPLLIGVAYSMGYDPFKLYNNPKEYKKMIDKIANKLIETKNLVYGYWTSGDTQKEFVRSGKIWVETGWDGIGWNLHKENKNIDFVAPKSGALGWVDTFAIPRRSKNVEGAYKFINFMLKPENAAVFVNHEKYQSASNGVEKYVDEAIKADWRRTFSKEDLEKVHWYPALPAACEKIEAKALERIKAAASK, from the coding sequence ATTGAACTTCAAAAAAAATTTGAAAAGCAAACAGGAATTAAATTAAAAATAACATATTCAAACAATGAAGAGATGCTTGCAAAACTAAGAGCAACTCACGGAGGTGGATTTGATTTAGCTCAACCTTCAGCTGATAGAATTTTATTTGCAGCTAAAAAATATCATATTTATAAACCGCTTGATTATTCAAAAATAAAAACTGAACATTTCAAACCTTCACTTTTAAAAGCAACAAAAGAAATCTCTGGTGGATATGCAGTTCCATACTGTTTTGGTACAACAGGGCTAATTATAAATAAAGCAAAAGCACCTGAAGCTAATGATTGGAGTGATTTATACAATCCAAAATATAAAGGTCATATTGCATATAGACTAAAAAGACCATTACTAATAGGTGTTGCATATTCTATGGGATACGACCCTTTTAAACTTTATAATAATCCAAAAGAATACAAAAAAATGATAGATAAAATTGCAAATAAATTAATTGAGACAAAAAACCTTGTTTATGGATATTGGACAAGCGGTGATACTCAAAAAGAGTTTGTAAGAAGTGGAAAAATTTGGGTAGAGACTGGATGGGATGGAATTGGTTGGAATTTACATAAAGAAAATAAAAATATTGACTTTGTAGCACCAAAAAGTGGGGCTTTAGGATGGGTTGATACTTTTGCAATTCCAAGAAGAAGTAAAAATGTTGAGGGTGCTTATAAATTTATAAACTTTATGCTAAAACCTGAAAATGCAGCAGTTTTTGTAAATCATGAAAAGTATCAAAGTGCTTCAAATGGTGTTGAAAAATATGTTGATGAAGCAATTAAAGCTGATTGGAGAAGGACTTTTTCAAAAGAGGACTTAGAAAAAGTTCATTGGTATCCAGCATTGCCTGCGGCGTGTGAAAAAATTGAAGCAAAAGCGTTAGAGAGAATTAAAGCAGCGGCAAGCAAATAA